The sequence AACGTCTTACATCGAAAAGACACTATAATTGGGAGTTAAAGCAATGGGTTCTCTAAGCATATGGCACTGGCTGATCGTCCTGGCCATCGCGCTGTTGTTGTTCGGCCGTGGAAAGATTCCGGAGCTGATGGGTGATGTCGCCAAGGGCATCAAGAGCTTCAAGAAGGGCATGAACGACGACGAAGATACGTCGACATCCGCGACGACGACGTCCCGTACGGTCGAGCACAAGGCTGACGAAACGAAGTAATCATGTCGGGCAGGCGCAAGCTGAAAGGCTTGCCGTTAGCCCAGGAGC comes from Rhizobium tropici CIAT 899 and encodes:
- a CDS encoding twin-arginine translocase TatA/TatE family subunit encodes the protein MGSLSIWHWLIVLAIALLLFGRGKIPELMGDVAKGIKSFKKGMNDDEDTSTSATTTSRTVEHKADETK